A single window of Triplophysa dalaica isolate WHDGS20190420 chromosome 14, ASM1584641v1, whole genome shotgun sequence DNA harbors:
- the trhr2 gene encoding thyrotropin releasing hormone receptor 2 has protein sequence MQENVSSRMDTPTNISLVGPGDAVSESLEYKTVSVFLVLLVCGVGIVGNIMVVLVVLTTRHMRTPTNCYLVSLAVADLMVLVAAGLPNISESLMATWVFGHAGCLGITYFQYLGINASSCSITAFTVERYIAICHPMRAQTVCTVSRAKRIIAGVWIFTCVYCMLWLFLVDIQVNPDGRVQCGYRVSRDLYLPIYLIDFTIFYVIPLLLAIALYGLIARILYLNPLPHPTESGTVTAPTLRKSCKDTPDAGKAGRQGRPKSAVSSRKQVTKMLAVVVVLFALLWMPYRTLVLINSFVSTPYLDAWFLLFCRICIYANSAINPVVYNLMSQKFRSAFRGLYHCHRDDGHQRTLSMLQSGYSLGRDPRSWNNINGNRDTPKKMGLASPDCKPNRPGNDKANDKTQIRDDAKNKVDPNINKNDVVNGNIDTATDKSQTSEDQEMSAVENGGKINDNGTNIKESEVIQNIVADMGSTEQMLESKADQSDQELIHSNV, from the exons ATGCAAGAAAATGTGAGCTCCAGAATGGACACCCCCACCAACATCTCCCTGGTGGGGCCCGGGGATGCCGTTTCGGAGTCCCTGGAGTACAAAACAGTCTCTGTGTTCCTGGTGTTGCTGGTCTGTGGGGTGGGAATTGTGGGAAACATCATGGTTGTGCTGGTGGTTCTTACCACCCGACATATGCGTACACCCACCAACTGCTATCTGGTGAGCTTGGCGGTGGCAGACCTGATGGTTCTGGTGGCTGCGGGTTTGCCGAACATCTCGGAGAGCCTGATGGCCACCTGGGTGTTTGGGCACGCTGGGTGCTTGGGCATCACCTACTTCCAGTACCTTGGCATAAATGCATCTTCCTGTTCGATCACAGCCTTCACTGTAGAAag GTACATCGCCATATGTCACCCAATGAGAGCACAAACTGTCTGTACAGTATCTCGAGCCAAACGCATCATTGCCGGAGTGTGGATCTTCACCTGTGTCTACTGCATGCTTTGGCTCTTTCTAGTGGACATCCAGGTGAACCCAGACGGTCGTGTGCAGTGTGGTTACCGTGTCTCTCGAGACCTCTACCTACCCATCTACCTTATAGACTTTACCATCTTTTACGTCATCCCACTACTACTGGCCATTGCCCTTTATGGTTTGATCGCCCGGATTCTTTATTTGAACCCTCTACCCCACCCAACAGAATCGGGCACCGTTACTGCACCCACTCTCAGGAAGAGCTGCAAAGATACACCAGACGCCGGTAAAGCAGGTCGCCAAGGACGCCCGAAGAGTGCGGTCTCCTCCCGGAAGCag GTCACCAAGATGCTTGCAGTGGTGGTCGTGTTGTTCGCCCTGCTGTGGATGCCGTACAGAACCCTGGTGCTCATTAACTCGTTCGTGAGCACGCCTTACCTGGACGCCTGGTTCCTGCTCTTCTGCAGGATCTGCATATATGCCAACAGTGCCATCAACCCTGTGGTTTACAACCTGATGTCCCAAAAGTTTCGTTCGGCCTTCCGTGGGCTGTACCACTGCCACAGAGATGACGGGCATCAGCGGACGCTCTCCATGCTCCAGAGTGGATACAGCCTTGGAAGAGACCCCAGATCGTGGAATAACATCAATGGCAACAGAGACACACCCAAAAAAATGGGTTTAGCCTCTCCTGATTGTAAACCAAACAGACCTGGGAACGACAAAGCAAACGACAAAACGCAAATTCGGGATGATGCAAAAAACAAGGTAGAtccaaacattaacaaaaatgaTGTGGTGAACGGTAACATAGATACCGCGACAGATAAAAGCCAAACCTCAGAAGACCAAGAGATGTCTGCAGTTGAGAATGGGGGCAAGATTAACGACAATGGGACAAATATAAAGGAAAGCGAGGTAATTCAGAATATTGTCGCTGACATGGGCAGCACGGAGCAGATGTTGGAATCCAAAGCTGATCAGAGTGACCAAGAGCTGATTCACAGTAATGTGTAG